In Desulfobacterales bacterium, a genomic segment contains:
- a CDS encoding PBP1A family penicillin-binding protein, giving the protein MTEQKNESSDNLKTDLRRRAAKRLSRIFRWVFGLIAVITVCTTLAILGVYFYLSKDLPRIATLADYRPPIITTVYSDDNRKIAEFFKERRIVISLDEMPLLLKQAFVAAEDSRFYKHQGIDFFSIIRAFFKNIEAGTIVQGGSTITQQVTKSFFLTPEKSYTRKIKEAILAYRIDRAFKKEEILFLYLNQIYLGHGAYGVQAAAENYFGKSVSELNLAECAILAGLPQAPSRYSPFRYPERAQERQIYVLNRMVAEEYISNIQATEAINTQLEIKDRRNWYIEEVPFYTEYVRQYIESKYGVDMLYNGGLQVYTAVNIEMQKIAIEEIGKGLLALDKRQGYRGPVRHLAAEEIEAYSKEIQTKREESVPQEGQTVEGVVIAVGDAQGSVTVRMGKMIGMIEVADMRWARRPDPEVAFYETRLKHPSEAVTVGDVILVRIKKKKIEPEPWELALEQIPKAQSALLTLEAETGHVKVMVGGNDFKRSQFNRATQSRRQPGSAFKPLVYAAAIDKGYTPATVLIDSPIVFQDLENDLKWKPQNYEEKFHGPTLLRNALEKSRNVITIKILKDIGIDYAIEYAHKLGITSELNRDLSIALGSSGVSLLELVTAYSVFDNAGYLIEPVFVVKILDRDGNVLEEAVPAREKVIEKSTAYIITSLLEGVVKQGTGRRVRALNRPVAGKTGTTNNLYDAWFVGYTPRYITGTWVGFDEEGSLGKGETGSRAASPIWLGFMKKILADKPIRVFQVPEGVVFSKIDAETGLLPIRESKKVIFECFKEGTAPTEYTKKPNTVTEPEDFYKQGM; this is encoded by the coding sequence ATGACTGAACAAAAAAACGAATCATCAGATAATCTAAAAACAGACCTGCGCCGCCGTGCGGCGAAACGGTTATCCAGAATTTTTCGATGGGTTTTCGGACTCATCGCCGTCATAACGGTCTGCACGACCCTCGCCATTTTGGGCGTGTATTTCTACCTGAGTAAAGACCTTCCACGGATTGCAACCCTGGCCGATTACCGGCCCCCCATCATCACGACCGTTTATTCGGATGATAATCGAAAAATTGCTGAATTTTTTAAAGAACGCCGCATCGTTATTTCCCTGGATGAAATGCCCCTGTTGCTGAAACAGGCGTTTGTAGCGGCTGAAGACTCACGCTTTTATAAGCACCAAGGGATTGATTTTTTCAGTATTATTAGAGCTTTTTTTAAAAATATCGAAGCCGGAACCATTGTCCAGGGGGGCAGCACCATTACCCAGCAAGTGACAAAATCTTTTTTTCTGACCCCGGAAAAAAGCTATACCCGTAAAATCAAGGAGGCCATACTGGCCTATCGAATTGACCGGGCGTTTAAAAAAGAGGAAATTCTGTTTTTATATTTAAACCAGATATATCTGGGTCATGGCGCTTATGGCGTTCAGGCGGCGGCCGAGAATTATTTTGGCAAATCCGTTTCGGAGCTAAACCTTGCCGAATGTGCCATTTTAGCCGGATTACCCCAGGCCCCCAGTCGATACTCACCCTTCCGATATCCGGAACGGGCCCAGGAAAGACAAATTTATGTGCTAAACCGTATGGTTGCGGAAGAATATATTTCAAATATCCAGGCCACCGAAGCCATCAACACACAATTGGAAATTAAGGATCGGCGCAATTGGTATATCGAAGAAGTGCCGTTTTACACCGAATATGTGCGCCAGTACATCGAGAGCAAATATGGTGTGGATATGTTATATAACGGCGGACTGCAGGTTTACACGGCCGTTAATATTGAAATGCAAAAGATCGCTATCGAGGAAATCGGAAAAGGCTTATTAGCGCTGGATAAACGCCAGGGATATCGCGGGCCGGTCCGACACCTGGCAGCCGAAGAAATCGAAGCGTATTCAAAAGAAATCCAGACAAAACGGGAAGAATCGGTTCCACAGGAGGGGCAGACGGTTGAGGGGGTCGTCATTGCCGTTGGCGACGCCCAGGGTTCAGTAACCGTTCGAATGGGAAAAATGATCGGAATGATTGAAGTCGCCGATATGCGCTGGGCGCGAAGACCGGATCCGGAAGTTGCCTTCTATGAAACCCGCTTGAAACATCCCTCGGAAGCAGTAACGGTTGGGGATGTCATTCTGGTCAGGATCAAAAAGAAAAAGATAGAGCCGGAACCCTGGGAGCTGGCCCTGGAGCAAATTCCGAAAGCCCAGTCCGCCTTGTTGACCCTGGAGGCTGAAACAGGCCACGTCAAGGTGATGGTGGGGGGAAATGATTTTAAGCGCAGCCAGTTTAACCGCGCCACTCAGTCCCGGCGCCAGCCGGGCTCAGCGTTTAAACCGCTGGTATATGCCGCCGCCATCGACAAAGGCTATACCCCCGCCACCGTCTTGATCGACTCGCCGATCGTTTTTCAGGATTTGGAAAATGATTTAAAGTGGAAGCCGCAAAACTATGAAGAAAAATTTCACGGGCCGACTCTCCTGCGTAATGCCCTGGAAAAGTCCCGCAACGTGATCACCATCAAGATTTTAAAAGATATCGGTATCGATTATGCCATCGAGTATGCCCACAAACTGGGAATTACATCGGAGTTGAATCGGGACCTCTCCATTGCGCTGGGTTCGTCCGGTGTTTCTTTGCTGGAGCTCGTCACGGCATATTCCGTGTTTGACAACGCCGGATACCTCATCGAACCGGTTTTTGTGGTAAAAATTCTAGACCGGGACGGAAATGTCCTGGAAGAGGCGGTACCCGCCCGGGAGAAAGTAATCGAGAAAAGCACCGCTTATATCATCACCAGCCTGCTGGAGGGGGTGGTCAAGCAGGGCACGGGACGACGGGTTCGGGCGTTGAACCGGCCCGTGGCCGGCAAAACAGGCACCACCAACAACCTGTATGATGCCTGGTTCGTCGGGTATACGCCCCGGTATATCACCGGGACATGGGTGGGGTTTGATGAGGAAGGATCTCTGGGCAAGGGAGAAACCGGCTCCAGGGCGGCCAGCCCGATCTGGCTGGGTTTTATGAAAAAAATTCTGGCGGATAAACCCATCCGGGTATTTCAGGTGCCGGAAGGCGTTGTCTTTTCAAAAATCGATGCCGAAACCGGCCTGCTGCCGATTCGTGAATCGAAAAAAGTTATTTTTGAGTGCTTTAAAGAAGGAACAGCGCCCACCGAATACACCAAAAAACCGAATACGGTCACCGAACCGGAAGACTTTTACAAGCAGGGGATGTAA
- a CDS encoding thymidylate synthase: MLNIISIQARDIPDAWFQCVYKILDFGHTYVIERGSCEGQERLEFDYVTVHIQYPGVQPLIPDIPPALGIPNPVADGYVEEYLPYLMTSAKQPNEDYTYGQYLESQISEVIRMYTEDGYGTNQAYMTVGDPEALYLNDPPCLRGIDTRIRYGKLHFMVYFRSWDLWNGFPANLAAIQLLKEYMAHEIGVGDGELVAASKGLHLYDYIWELAKLRTMRTDK, from the coding sequence ATGCTCAATATCATATCCATTCAAGCCAGAGATATTCCGGACGCCTGGTTCCAGTGTGTTTACAAGATTTTAGACTTCGGCCATACCTATGTGATCGAAAGAGGAAGTTGTGAGGGTCAGGAGCGGCTTGAGTTTGATTATGTAACCGTGCACATTCAATATCCCGGCGTTCAACCCCTTATCCCGGACATTCCCCCCGCCCTGGGTATTCCCAACCCTGTTGCGGATGGATATGTGGAGGAATACCTGCCCTATCTGATGACATCCGCCAAACAACCCAATGAGGACTATACCTACGGCCAGTATCTTGAGTCGCAAATTTCCGAGGTCATTCGGATGTATACAGAAGACGGTTACGGCACCAACCAGGCATACATGACCGTAGGGGACCCGGAGGCTTTATATTTAAACGATCCGCCCTGTCTGCGCGGGATCGATACCCGTATCCGATACGGCAAACTTCATTTTATGGTTTACTTCAGGTCCTGGGATCTGTGGAACGGCTTTCCGGCCAACCTGGCGGCCATTCAGCTCTTAAAAGAATACATGGCCCATGAGATCGGAGTGGGTGACGGTGAACTTGTTGCTGCCAGCAAAGGACTTCATTTGTATGATTATATTTGGGAGCTGGCAAAATTAAGAACCATGCGGACAGATAAATAA
- the gyrB gene encoding DNA topoisomerase (ATP-hydrolyzing) subunit B, producing the protein MNRDVIKYNEDNIKILEGLEAVRKRPAMYIGNIDAEGLHHLVYEIVDNSIDEAMADACDTINVFIHKDNSVTVIDNGRGIPVGIHKTEKVPAVEVVMTKLHAGGKFDNDSYKVSGGLHGVGVSVVNALSVFLELEIYTEGQIYHQTYEKGKKTSALTVIGKTRKRGTKVHFKPDLEILTTDNFVFEILSRRLRELAFLNKGLKITIEDERSDQRNEFLYKGGVESFVKYLNRRNTAIHKPILIQGEKNDVQIEVAIQYNDTYKEKLFSFANNINTIEGGFHLVGFKAALTRTINQYASNGNNMPKNMKAKISGDDVREGLTAIISVRIKSPQFEGQTKTKLGNSEVKGLVESLINEKLSVYFEENPSIAKKIIGKAVDASRARDAAKRARDMARNKGSLVDATLPGKLADCQSSEPSEREIFLVEGDSAGGSAKQGRDRKFQAILPLKGKILNVEKARFDKILKSEEIKNIITALGTGVGSEEYSIDRIRYHKIIIMTDADVDGSHIRTLLLTFFYRQMPEIIDKGYLYIAQPPLLKVGKGKNEMYLKNEKNLNDYVLKKICEQKNIKFGNEEKTLSDHKLYMFLGDLSEYFSAVARLGRRGFNPELIEDLIKKGVADKNFLQNRENMSELVLFLSQKGYEVGELAWNEERSIYEMMVKIPVQLQEVSPTFFKDVKPVKIGRELIYSSDYQQCLVLGNKIFQHDLPPFKVLNKENENGYAVVDDKKMLLALLMEEGKKGLAVQRYKGLGEMNPEQLWNTTMNPEKRIMLQVKVEDVVETDEIFTILMGDEVEPRREFIQNNALEVSVLDI; encoded by the coding sequence ATGAATAGGGATGTAATTAAATATAACGAAGATAATATAAAAATATTAGAAGGTCTTGAAGCGGTTCGTAAAAGACCGGCAATGTATATCGGGAATATAGACGCAGAAGGACTTCATCATCTGGTTTATGAAATTGTCGATAACAGTATTGATGAAGCCATGGCGGACGCCTGTGATACGATTAATGTTTTTATCCATAAGGACAACAGCGTAACGGTCATCGATAATGGCCGTGGTATACCGGTAGGAATTCATAAAACCGAAAAAGTACCGGCGGTAGAAGTTGTGATGACCAAGCTGCACGCCGGCGGTAAGTTTGACAATGATTCTTATAAAGTTTCAGGGGGTCTTCACGGCGTCGGCGTTTCCGTGGTAAATGCGCTTTCCGTTTTTTTAGAGCTTGAAATTTATACGGAAGGACAAATTTATCATCAGACATATGAAAAAGGAAAAAAGACCAGTGCATTAACCGTTATTGGTAAAACCCGAAAACGCGGAACCAAAGTACATTTTAAACCGGATTTGGAAATTTTAACGACGGACAATTTTGTTTTTGAAATATTGTCGCGTCGATTAAGAGAATTGGCCTTTTTAAATAAAGGGTTAAAAATAACCATTGAAGATGAACGCTCGGACCAGCGCAATGAATTCCTTTATAAAGGCGGCGTTGAATCCTTTGTTAAATATCTGAACCGGCGCAATACGGCCATACACAAACCGATCCTGATACAGGGTGAAAAAAATGATGTTCAGATAGAGGTTGCCATACAATATAACGACACCTACAAGGAAAAACTTTTTTCTTTTGCCAACAATATTAATACCATTGAAGGCGGCTTTCATCTGGTTGGATTTAAAGCGGCGTTGACCCGAACCATTAATCAGTATGCCAGCAATGGCAATAATATGCCCAAAAACATGAAGGCTAAAATAAGCGGTGATGATGTCCGCGAAGGGTTGACGGCTATTATAAGCGTGAGAATTAAATCACCGCAATTTGAAGGACAAACCAAGACTAAACTTGGGAACAGCGAAGTTAAGGGTCTGGTTGAATCACTTATAAACGAAAAATTGAGTGTTTATTTTGAAGAAAACCCGTCTATAGCCAAAAAAATAATCGGTAAAGCGGTAGACGCCTCCCGGGCCCGGGACGCTGCTAAAAGAGCACGGGATATGGCAAGGAACAAGGGGTCCCTGGTTGACGCAACCCTTCCCGGGAAGCTTGCCGATTGCCAGTCTTCAGAACCTTCCGAACGCGAAATTTTTTTAGTGGAAGGGGATTCCGCCGGCGGCAGCGCAAAACAGGGCAGAGATCGGAAGTTTCAAGCGATCCTGCCGCTAAAGGGCAAAATATTAAATGTTGAAAAGGCACGTTTTGACAAAATTTTAAAGAGTGAAGAAATCAAAAACATCATCACCGCCCTTGGTACAGGAGTCGGCAGTGAAGAGTACAGTATCGACAGGATCCGGTATCATAAAATCATTATCATGACGGATGCGGATGTTGATGGTTCTCACATTCGAACACTCCTGTTGACCTTTTTCTACAGACAAATGCCTGAAATTATTGATAAAGGATATTTATACATCGCCCAGCCCCCCTTATTGAAAGTGGGCAAGGGCAAGAATGAAATGTATCTTAAAAACGAGAAGAATCTAAACGATTATGTGTTGAAAAAAATTTGTGAACAGAAAAACATAAAATTCGGGAATGAAGAAAAAACATTGTCTGATCACAAGCTGTATATGTTCCTGGGAGACCTTTCTGAATATTTTTCAGCGGTGGCGAGACTGGGGCGAAGAGGGTTTAACCCGGAGCTTATCGAAGATCTTATTAAAAAAGGGGTTGCCGATAAAAATTTTCTGCAGAACCGGGAAAATATGTCGGAGCTTGTGTTATTTCTTTCTCAAAAAGGGTATGAGGTCGGGGAGTTGGCCTGGAACGAAGAGCGCAGCATTTATGAGATGATGGTAAAAATACCGGTTCAACTGCAAGAGGTATCCCCGACTTTTTTCAAGGATGTAAAACCGGTAAAAATCGGCAGGGAACTTATTTATTCATCGGACTATCAACAGTGTCTGGTCTTGGGAAATAAAATTTTTCAACACGACCTTCCGCCCTTCAAGGTTCTAAACAAAGAAAATGAAAATGGATATGCAGTTGTTGACGACAAAAAGATGTTGTTGGCCCTGCTGATGGAAGAAGGAAAGAAAGGGTTGGCGGTTCAGCGTTATAAAGGTTTGGGTGAAATGAATCCGGAACAGCTTTGGAATACCACCATGAATCCCGAAAAAAGAATTATGCTCCAGGTAAAGGTGGAGGATGTTGTTGAAACCGATGAGATATTTACGATTTTAATGGGTGATGAAGTGGAACCGCGCAGGGAGTTTATCCAAAACAACGCCCTGGAAGTCAGCGTTCTGGACATTTGA